The nucleotide sequence TAATAAACAATGTGATCTAAGTTTAGATAGACTAGCGAACTAATATATCAATTagattaaactctcttttgataatcaagatgagttttttttagagaatttgattatatattgtatcatatttcaattttagtttataataatacatttaaatatgtaaaaaagcaatgtatactaataagcttaaattactgaaaaagttaaaaaaacaattattttaattcaaagtacaaaatataatataataataaataatattattcatatttattaaatgGGTCGGCCTAATAGGTCTAAGAGGCTTTTTGAATGGCCTGTGGCTTGGTCCTTTAAGCTAAATATGCTTCTAAAAAAGCCCAGACCTTCTctgttgaagaaaaaaagtctGGCATGGTCTGTCGTAGGCTAGACCGTAGGCACCTGTAGGTCGACCTGGCTTGTTCCCATCCCTAATTGGAGACTAGAAGCTCTTCTTGAATCTATCAAGCAAAGCATATGATAATTCAAAGCGATTCGTGGATGATAATTTACTTGGTCGTTTATGGTTGTAATCTGAGGCATCCTTACCTTAAGCATGAAGCGAATGTAAAGAGACATAAATGATATAAATTctcattttattgataaatcaatattttcataatacaTTCACatttagggttgggaataggccagaccagcctacaggggcctatggcctggTCTGTTTTGGCCTGGCTTGACCtggactgtttagtagataggcctaggcttaggctttttggAAAGCCTATTTAGTTAAATAGGCCAAACTTAAGCTTCAAAAAAAGactgttaagcctaataggccgacctattaatacttatttattaaaaaatattttttttatattaaaataattgcatatattaaaaatataaacatctttttctctatctattagtcccttaataggctttgttgttataggcttttatgtaggctttaatctagttgaaatttacttgtagtgaaatagACTTTTTAAGTAGGttttaagacatgtttaacctatttagtaggtcaaatgaactatttgatggccttaatgtgaagtaggcctgtaagtaggctttcaggctagtccaggcttttaaataggccagacCAAGCCTAGAAAAATGGCCTATGATAGGTCATAGGTCAGGCTCAGACATGTGAtttatttcgtaggccaggctcaggcctatcaaagtctggcctggcctattcccacccctattCACATTAACATAAACATAAGCCTTATTACAATAAACTATTAGACGTCTAAAGTTAAATCTCTagtagaagaagatgaagagggaGGAGATTGGTGTAAGGTTTGTTTCCTCTGCCATCCTAAGAAGAAGGGAACAGAAGGGTAAAGCTAAATCTGGTGGGAGAAGGAGACTCTGATGAGCAACCTTAAACTCAGACAGAGCAAACTTACATCTATATAGTGAGTGCCAATTTGCAAAGTGGAACATTACCCTTAACCGTTCATACTAGaactagataaaaaaaataaaagaaacctTTCGAGAAAAGGACAACGCGGTGGAACATTGTAGAAGAAAAAACAAGGAGAAATGTGAGATAGAATGAGAATTTGTGAAGGATGGGTGTGTATTTATAAGAATTTACCATCTACAAATACCTCACACTATGACCCGAAAGGAGGAATAGTAgaaacatatataatttttcaaagaaatagTTCAAGGGAAAAATCAAGAagttcaaaagaaagaaaatgaatagtgATATtcgaacaattattttttacaactaTCATGACAAtttctttttcctctctttttattagtaaaaaacaatggagagagaaaaaggaagataaAGAATAAAAACTTAATGTGAGTATTAAAGagaattgtcaaaaaattgtcacaaaataattgtacaaaaatcatttttcaaagaaaatagaGACAAACCTCCATCCATCAGTAGTAAGTTTTGTGAACTCCATCCATCTATACATTGTATATTTTCTTATTCATTGTTCTTCGTTGTgctaatttccttttttttcttcctctgatTTTATGTAGTGCCACGCTCTCTATTTCTGTCGAAAAAAAAGACAGAATGCATTTCAAGTATATTTagtatatttttactaaatattTCGATctttaattcttttaatttttttatatgtatctttacaaagtttttatcgtcatttaacaatgattaataaTCTCTATCAAAAAACATACAAATCATACAACGTATATTCTATCCTCAAATCGAATTTTCTCCGAATTAGTCGACTACTATGTGAACTCCAACATCTATATTTAACATATActtaaaaaaatccattttttgaGTCAATAAGAAAATCATACTCCAGTTAAACTTATAATCTTCTAAATTTTATGAGTTCAACCGtcattttggaaaataaaaaagtaatttattcattttttgaaaattaattaatttttgtttatcttCCAAGCAACTAATTCCCTGTATATTgtcatttttcatatttatcacTTCAAATTCActatatcataatttttttagatttatcaCTTCCAAGCATAACTAATtcattgaaaatgtaaaaaaaaatatttgtttttgcaTATATAAGCAGATAAAATCCACAAAATATGCAATtcaaatgtttaaattttttccctaaaaaaaaatgtttaaatttttctttcataaaaaaatatttaacagattttagatataagaaaaaaaaatattaaaatccaCAGCATGAACGACTCAAATATTTAAcagattttataaataatttttttgatagaaatatttcattatttcttttcatttaatatCATGCTCTTGTTTcactagatttttctttccataaaatatatatatatatatatatatatatatatatatatatatataatatggcAGAAGGCCTCAAGGTgcatcaatttcttttttattataagtGTATCTGAAAATTTTCATCAATCTTAAGTTTCAACTAtatatttgtgattttgttcTTTTCCCGACACATCTTATACTAGGAAGAACTCTTTAATTTagataatatatttcattttagcctcttcaaaaaaaatatatataaagtttcAACTATGTTTTATGaatcatagttttttttaggctaaactgcacttctcgccccctatgtttcaaaatgttacgattttggcccctattaaaaaaaatggcaattttggcccatttcatcccaaaattgctgagaagacgccacgtgttccaaaaaaggggccataattgcaactttttgtaaagataaggggtcaaaaaacatatttcacatatattagggggtcaaaagagcatatttccctaaacaatAAAGGTCACttgtgccattttttttaatagaagatCAAAATcgtaacattttaaaacttaaggAACGAAAAATAGAGTttaaccttttctttatttataacCCCAACACCAAAAATCTTTACTCGCATGAACTATATGAGTTTTGGTGTCCAAGATcacagataaaaaaataaaaaactcagaTTCAACTCTAACAAATATATTGGGTAACAATTGttgattcaaatttgaaatttgtacTATCCAACAAGTCACCTATGTGTTACACAATTACAACTTCTGCACCACACGTTCATTTATATAGGCAATCCTCCTTCCTATGGCTTACAAACTTTCGATATGGGACAagatatctatctatctatacaAAAGACATTTTCTGCAAGTTAGAGTTCTATAGTTAAAcgcatctttttcttcaacacGTCACTTTATACGATCCAGTATGCCCAATGttaatttcaaattaattttcagattaagTCTTCAATTTAATCATGGTTCCTCGGCTCGTGGGTTTTTGTTAGAGTGGGGGGGTGAGATAGAGAAAGAGAATGGGTGTTAATTTCCACACACGTTACTGATAATTGTTGTTTTCTCAGAACCCTTTCTTTGGAGTCTTGTGGCTGATATTATGCTTCACCCAAATCTTCATGTTTCAAAGGTGAAGCTTTGGAACCTGAGATTTTTTTCCCTAAATGTCTACACATAATGCTTTGGAAGTTGTTTAACGTAGATAGGTCAATTAGGAATGAAGTTATCAAATTAGTTGTTGTAGGGCGATGAGGAAACCATTATGAAGAGTGGTAAGATGCACTTGAAACTTGGAATCTTCAAATGTGGCAAAGCTTTAATTGGAGACTAGAAGCTCTTCTTGAATCTATCAAGCAAAACACATGATAGTTCAAAGCGATTCGTGGATCATAATTTACTTGGTCGCTCATGGTTGTAATCCGAGGCATCCTTACCTTAAGCATGATCAAAAGCATTCTAATTGTTGGCCTCAGTCCCTCAATGAAGGTCATTCAAcgtgaattttttttctccaaccGAATTTTCTGCAAGATCGAAACCTTGACTGTCCAAGTCAAGTACCATCTCTAAAAGAAAAGAAGCAAGGTACCATTTAACTAACTCATTGTTAATAGAGTGCAAAATTCTTATAGGGGAGGGCTACatctatgtatttttttttttttttttttcaaataacatAGTGGTtgaagctcacacattttaaatgtagagAAGTGAGGTGTTTGGAGTTCGAGCTCCGTCCCGTGCATATATTATGCACGTCCCCTACCTATGGTATGCAATATCTCTACtattaagctcacggggacgaTTTTGATATATACtttaaattttctaaaaaataaataaaatatgagacCATAAGGATTTGGTCTTGAATTTGGAAGGCAACCCGATCTTCGACATCCAAATCTAAATATCGGGGAACACTTATAAACACAATTTGGAGGTGCatttagtatattttttgtaatatcGATCtctaattcttttaattttttaaatgttattgGTACGAAGGTTTTACTATATTTAAATCTCTGTCAAGAACACATAAGTCATACAACGAAAATTATACCTTCCAACCGAATTTTCTCCATACAAAATTAGAGATCGACTACTATGTAAACTCCAAAAGAACTATTAAGCTCCTTACATAGTAGTCGATCTCTATTTTTACATAGTAGTCGATCTCTAATTTTGTATGGAGAATATGAGAACTATTAAGCTCCATACAAAATTCCTATGTAAGGAGCTTAATATGAGAGCTCTATCGACACTAACACATAGAAATTCACATTTAAAAGCTTCTTTTTACCTCAGTAATAGTAAGTATTAAGCGTATATTTTTGCTGTGAACACACTCAAAAGAGTGATCCACAAATGTATGACACAGCAACACTAATCTTTTATGTTTGATTAGCCACAAATATATATAGAGCTACCAAAACAAAAGAGATTTtgtaaatgaaatttttattttttaggtctCTCTTTATATTGCCTTTTAGTGATTCAACCATGTTCTAAGCTAACAAAGCAATCAACTCAATTTGACTTGAGGAGTGTTGGCACTAATAGCACCCAAGAGAGGAAGATTCATGATACATCCACTTTGGGAGTGTAGTGGCCAATATTTTGCTTCACCCAAATCTTCATGCTTCAAAGGTGAAGAACCTgagaatttttttccttctaaatgTCTATACAGAATGCTttggaagttgtttaatgtTAGATGGTGGTGGCTATTGCATTCTTTTGCAACGTGAGTTGATTTTAttctccaacaatttttttaaagaagtcaAACTAATTCATTGAAATTGACATCGAAAAGAATCAAACCTCAGACTTTGAGTGCAACACACTCTAAGGTCTCAAGTTGGCACCATCATACCAAACAAAGTGAATTTTCTCCAAAGACTTTTAAAAATGTATCAATCcaaaagtatatgttttaaaaatgtctAGATTTATTCATTTCGAAGAGGTCAAACAGGTTTTATTTTTACCCTACCAGACATATGTGGTTTTTAAGAAATTAGAGAGAATAAAACCATCTCATTTGTTGTATTCTTGAGATCATCAAAAAGTCCATGTGTATTTCTACCCTTAGGAGTAATCATTTTGTAATTGTTTGGTAGGGGCTAACACTCATCTCTTGAATAACAAGAAATGAGTAGTTCCAAAAAAACCGGTTTAATAAGacgaaattataatttttatgtttacttttattttccttaatttCCTTTATTATgatctcttttcttctttttatgaaaacttaGTATATAGTCCATGAGTCgtttttacctcaaaaaaaaagtccatgggtcgttttttaaaatatattttagcttataaaaaaatagtgtCCGTCGGACTAATTTgtcgtttatttattttactgaaGTTTTAATCCATTCAGATccaaaattagtttacaaaaacataaaaagacgCGGAAGTGTGTGCCCCAAGCAAACACTTGTTTTTCATATCATACCCATTGCATATTCTATAAATACCCTAAATTGAGACTAAGAAAGTATGAGGTACTggtgaaaaacaaaatatacatttttcaaAGAATTAGTTAGTTCAAGAGAAGAATCAACAAGAGTAGAAGTTCAAACGAAAGACGGCAAGAGAAACCTCTATAGAagtaagtttatttatttattacttaaGAGAGAAGATAGAGATGTAGTCGGTAACGTATCGATAACATAGGAATaaaattcaatgtatctaaCGTTTATAACACTCACATGTTCTATACATCAACTCGGAGTAAGTGTATCGTGGAATTTACGGCATTCTGTAGAGAGAATATAAtgcaattttttcttaaaaaatgaactttctaattttaacaaaaattatgatttttaatatGATGAATTACTTAAAATGCGCCACAAAGTTACCTAAACATTGCTGACCATATAAGAAAAATCctataaaattaaagtaatatACATATAGTATTTTAAACCGGATCAAATACCTTAATTGCGTTGGATTAGAAGGGAAAAATAATAGTGCTAACCTAGGTATGGGGACCACTAGAGCATGATGGACCGTGTAGATGATGCCACGTGGAAAATAGATTCCTTGATCATAGATGAATTTTGGAAATACAACTATAGAGAAGCTGTGATGCTGATGTGTATAGCCGACCCAACATTGTGCCACTGCCAACGTAGAGACGCAAACAAAGATCCAAAGTAGCGTAAGCATCAAACACTTCACCTCTCCCTTTTAATCCAACGTTCCTTATTCATTCCTTATACCCACCACTTTTAATCTCCACCCTCCATTTAACTCTACCACCTATATTTTATTCATCCTTTGTCTTCTTAGTCTTACCTTCTTCTGTCTTGTTCAATTCTTAGTTCATTTCAATCCTCGTTTCtttactctctctctcactaTGGTTTTGAGAATCCATTGATGTATtctacattacattacattatatatcaTTCATCAATTTAGACTATGGTATGTATATACACATATGTTATAACTTATTgtgatttaaatttaatatgttcatttgattgattttgatttttgagcaGGACACAATGTTGGTTCCTAAATGGCTCAAACCACTTCTTAGCACACCATTTTTCAATGAGTGTCGGATTCACGCCGACGCCGCGAGGAGTGAATGTAACATGTTTTGTCTAGATTGCAATGTTGATGCCTTTTGCTTCTATTGTCGTTCTTCAAAACACAAGGATCATCAAGTCATTCAGGTAAATTAGAGGGtcctaaattattttcttatgcACATTTTTTATAATGGGGTTGGttaaattttgtgattttttaataagatcttcatttttctttatcctaaagtattgttttttgttggtttaattAGATAAGACGATCTTCATATCATGATGTAGTGAGGGTGGCTGAAATTCAGAAAATGTTGGACATTAGTGGAGTACAAACTTATGTGATCAATAGTGCTAGAGTTTTATTTCTGAATGAGAGGCCTCAACCAAAATCTGGAAAAGCAGTTCCTTACATTTGTGAGATTTGTGGAAGAGGCCTTTTAGACCAAGTTCGTTTCTGTTCTTTGGGATGTAAGGTGAGATTTTgtttcataaacattttttttcatataatcaAAATGTGCATATAATTCACAAATCAAATAGCTTAGTCCTCTTCACatcataattttaaaaacacCCACCACCTACATTATTTGGAAAGCTCATCACACCATAATTATATTCCTTCCATCATTAATCATCATGTGTATATGAAGCATATAACTATAGGAGCAGTACTTCATTGACATTTCatcacatttataaaaataatcatattatCTAGttaatattattgatatattttttataaagataatTATTGAATAGTAGATAGGAACATGGTATAATAATGTGTATAAAATAATCATGAATCAATATATGATTTGTTTAATTTGATACGAATTAATTGTTGTGCTGGCAATGATTGAATTAGCTTGTAGGAATAAAGAGAAATGGGAATGCAAGCTTTGTTTTAGATGCAAATAACAATGAGGTATCAACAATGGAAGAAGGAATGTCAAGACAACAAGAAGAAGAATTGCGTGAAGGCTCACAACAAGGCATGTATCCAGCAACTCCTCCAACACCTCCTTCAAAcgcaagaagaagaaaagggatTCCTCATAGAGCTCCTTTTGGACCCTAGTCATTTTATCAGAACCGACTCGTTTATAGTCAAGGAATTCACGCATTCACGCAACAGGACATCGATGACCGTGTAATTAAGATTGATCAGAATCTGACAAACCGATGTCACGAAAACGTGAATGCGGTATCCAAACCGCAATCATCCCCATTCCTTAAAATTGGTACATACTCAAAAGtcacaatattttttctttctttgaaacAATTGATTTAAATTAACCCCTCTTTAGGGGAATCTCTTTTGtgtaattaattgttttttcttttaaagaaaaaaattatataggcTTTGGTGGTTGGAGAGGATTCCAGTTGTCCATTGTCCATGAAGTgagaaagtaaagaaaaaaaaatgaaaagggtATATAGGAAAGTTCCTTCTTTTGGGGTATGGGTGTGGAAAACAACAAATTCTCCCTTGTGAAGAATCAATAATGCAtatatttcatatttgtttAATGTTTGATAGTTGCAAGTGTATATATGTCATTAAGCAATCAAAAAGCAATGCTTTGTGAACTCCGTTTCATAGTTTTTGATGACCCACCATCCAAATGGtccgtttaattaattatatcatttttgaTAGTAAAAAAGGTTGTTatcatttatcatattttatatatttctatgTGCATGCAATGTAGTGGGAATAATCGATTTACTATTTATTCTTACCACTTGAAAAGCTCAAGGGTTTTAGTAATTTCGTAGTTTCTATCTTTTTCACTTTTTCAATctctactttttttctttttatctttgttaaaaaaGCTACTTACTTTTGTTCTTAATTACCTCGAGAATTTGTTAGGAAAAATTGAGTAAATGGAAAGGGTAACAAATGTTCTGTCTTTATGGTATTATAATTATGCAGTGTCATTTTCTctacttaattaattaaatcaatgAGCCAAGGTAATTAGGTAGAGTAGATATGGATTGATGGCTACTCAAAAGTTTTCAATTCTCATAACTCACAACGTCCAAATTTAACCACGGAGTAGGTACTAAgacattttacttttcaaaatttttttatacaatatttttgaagttataATAGCACAGAGCTTAGCACTCGGGTTTAGTTgcgttgttttaaaaaaaaaaaattaaaatagaatatattaccAAATCAAAGAGTTATTCCTATTATAAGGTGTGCCAAGGAAAAACATCAGGTctaaaacaatatttacaaaacaGAGAAAGGAAagcatcaaaagaaaaaaacacaaagatGATAGAAACAACAACTAGTCACAGCCCAACATTGCTAGGGGAATAAGCCACCAACCATGGTAATTGAGGACGGTAACTAAATTTTGTCCACTAATCGCAAAATCGAGCAATCTTTAGCATTGAAAAtcttgttatttctttctttccatatttTCCACACAGTAGCAAACCAAATGATGCTCAAAAATGAATGTCGCACCCTTGGACCACCACCATCAAAACCAAATTGGTTGAAATGACCTGAAGCAACGAACGGTAGAACCATAGAAAGACAAATCCATTGAAGAATGTAGTTCCAAACCGACCAAAAAACGAGCAATGAAGAAATAAGTGATTGACAGTTTCCAGAGAGCCACCCAGTAACACACAAACAAGagtcttgttaaaaaaaacacacaaacaagaGTCATGATTTATTGCACCACGCCGAAACAAATTATCCTTTGTTGGTAACCTATTTTAAAACAGAAGCCAAGCAAAAACTACAACCTTCAGAGGGATATCCTTATGCCAAAGAGACTTCACATCCACCAGAACGTCAACTATAGGCTAAGATGTCAGAAAATTATAAGCACTACGAACAGAGtaaacatttgatttttctaaCGTCCATAGCCATATGTCTTCGTTATCAACTTGCAAAGTCACATTTTGAAGCAATAAACATAATTCCTCCACTTGCTTCTCCTCCCACGCAAACAACCTTTGCCTCCACTTCAAGGCCTCACCATTCTCCCCCCACCCTAATTGGAACATATCAAAAACTGACACCCGTTTGGACATCGATAACTCAAACAATCTACTAAATCTTTCTCTAAAGGACACCCCACCAACCCACGCATCcgaccaaaaataaatatgctTCCCATTCTCCACCAACCTACGAAAActaaaaagatatgtttagttgcATTGTTATGTTTAAGTTTAACGGAAACTAAATTTAACCATGattaaacaacattttttttatatagaaaataaacattgattTATATGCTATTATACTttaacttgaccaaaaaaaaaactacactttaaatatttatttattttttgacgaataaaagcaaaaaataccactttaaagaataaaagctaaaaaatattacatgcttacgtgaaaaaatataaattcaattttctcatATTCAAGGTACATTGTAaagaaatatgaattttataaaattctaaaatgtttaaaatacaCTATTAATAAGCTTCTTTTTttgtcttcttcaaaaaaaaggcTTATTAATAGTGTATTTTACTTCttttacaaaaagttgtgtaTTTTATTTACTCAAGCTAGCTATAAAGCACATTTTTATTCCAGAGTATTGAATCtaaattttagaattatttttcaaaagaaagcTCCCCAAACCCACCgactttttcattttctttttgtagtTAAAAAATGAAGATGCAATGCCATAAAATTGACAGGCAGTACAGTAGTATTGGCTGTTATAGGATATACAGTTTAAAAGGTAATTCTATAGTAATGTTTTTA is from Medicago truncatula cultivar Jemalong A17 chromosome 1, MtrunA17r5.0-ANR, whole genome shotgun sequence and encodes:
- the LOC11430511 gene encoding protein RGF1 INDUCIBLE TRANSCRIPTION FACTOR 1; translated protein: MDTMLVPKWLKPLLSTPFFNECRIHADAARSECNMFCLDCNVDAFCFYCRSSKHKDHQVIQIRRSSYHDVVRVAEIQKMLDISGVQTYVINSARVLFLNERPQPKSGKAVPYICEICGRGLLDQVRFCSLGCKLVGIKRNGNASFVLDANNNEVSTMEEGMSRQQEEELREGSQQGMYPATPPTPPSNARRRKGIPHRAPFGP